A genome region from Bufo gargarizans isolate SCDJY-AF-19 chromosome 2, ASM1485885v1, whole genome shotgun sequence includes the following:
- the LOC122928942 gene encoding indolethylamine N-methyltransferase-like: MATTFTGPKLYQENFDSQIYLDTYYGAVSGVFIKDGYLNFILRKLHKAFTSGGVKGDLMIDIGPGPAIYQELSACEAFKEITAADFTDRNREYLEKWRRNEPGLFDWTPVLKFVCDLEGRSGQIAEKEEKLRKTLKRVVPCDVTKSSPLHPLVLPKADCVLTVGCLECACKDEEAYANVIKNLSSLLKVGGHLIIGSVLGGTIFRCGKMHFSIINLSEQFLKKVVTDTGFVIEDLEVLHREFDKPLFDICNHTSGIFILAKKVKDV; this comes from the exons ATGGCAACTACATTCACCGGACCAAAGTTATACCAAGAAAATTTTGATTCCCAGATTTATTTAGATACTTATTATGGAGCTGTTTCAGGAGTCTTCATTAAAGATGGATATCTAAACTTCATTCTGAGAAAACTGCACAAAGCTTTCACATCAG GTGGCGTAAAAGGGGACTTGATGATAGACATTGGTCCTGGTCCTGCCATTTACCAAGAATTGTCTGCATGTGAGGCCTTCAAGGAAATTACGGCTGCAGATTTTACAGATCGGAACAGGGAATACCTGGAGAAATGGCGAAGAAACGAGCCTGGGTTGTTTGACTGGACGCCTGTTTTGAAATTTGTCTGTGACTTAGAAGGACGTAG TGGACAAATTGCAGAGAAGGAAGAAAAACTGAGGAAGACATTGAAAAGAGTAgtgccatgtgatgtcaccaagAGCAGTCCTCTTCACCCTCTCGTCTTACCCAAAGCTGATTGTGTCCTGACTGTAGGCTGCCTTGAATGTGCCTGCAAAGATGAAGAGGCCTATGCAAATGTTATCAAAAATCTCTCATCCTTGCTGAAAGTGGGCGGTCATCTGATTATTGGTAGCGTATTAGGAGGCACTATTTTTCGATGTGGAAAAATGCATTTCTCCATCATCAACCTCAGTGAGCAATTCCTTAAAAAAGTCGTAACAGATACAGGGTTTGTCATTGAGGACCTGGAAGTTCTCCACAGAGAATTTGACAAGCCTCTGTTTGATATCTGCAATCACACTTCTGGCATTTTTATTCTGGCGAAAAAAGTTAAAGATGTGTAA